A region from the Marinitoga sp. 38H-ov genome encodes:
- the lnt gene encoding apolipoprotein N-acyltransferase, with translation MNYILPIFSGILTGLAMPGNLFSFLIWFSVAPFLYSFSKSKGTFERLLKVFLYAYSLMFTTLWWEIPVLSKNIPEVINSFPGYIGILSFLLMILILTIPYYIIWLLGELYFRKSRVINLKSLVLFSTFSYASAEILKQFGDLAFTGGNLSDALYLHTGLLQILPFTGTIGLSILILIVNSILAFTREKRKYAIVIIGIIYLINFTIAEKLPFVKTNDNAMKVSVFQTNVPQEVKYSDNTWSSYVEISNYLQENNDNTDLLILPEAVFIRDIRDTEIFRIIQEAVKLSEKNWIIGFPTVDLEKKEYYNSAIYLNKNGEIEKIYNKIKLMPFAEFLPYENIFKIFSFFKLVNYYTQGNEYTVLDNKFSVQICFETYFPEVSRNFVKNGAQFLIAITNDGWFSHKTALIQHFSKSVFRAAENRRTFVQVSNTGITGVIDKYGRIVDTLPIKTYASQNYYIPLETKQTIYNKYANVIIVLILFLAIIFSLI, from the coding sequence TTGAATTATATATTACCAATATTTTCTGGTATTTTAACAGGTCTTGCTATGCCTGGAAATCTTTTTTCATTTTTAATCTGGTTTTCTGTTGCTCCGTTTTTGTATTCATTTTCAAAGTCAAAAGGAACATTTGAAAGGTTATTAAAGGTTTTTCTATATGCATATTCATTAATGTTTACCACGTTATGGTGGGAAATACCAGTATTATCAAAAAACATTCCGGAAGTAATAAATTCTTTTCCTGGGTATATAGGTATTTTATCCTTCCTTTTAATGATACTTATTTTAACAATTCCATATTATATAATATGGCTTTTGGGAGAATTATACTTTAGAAAATCTAGAGTAATAAATTTGAAATCATTAGTATTATTTTCTACATTTTCATACGCATCAGCAGAAATTTTAAAACAATTTGGAGATTTAGCCTTTACTGGAGGTAACTTGTCAGACGCATTATATTTACATACAGGATTATTACAAATATTACCTTTTACAGGAACAATAGGTTTAAGTATTTTAATATTAATAGTTAATTCAATACTAGCATTTACTAGAGAAAAAAGAAAATATGCTATTGTTATTATAGGTATTATATACTTAATTAATTTCACAATAGCTGAGAAATTGCCATTTGTAAAAACAAATGATAATGCTATGAAAGTTAGCGTTTTTCAAACAAATGTTCCTCAAGAAGTAAAATATTCAGATAACACATGGAGTTCATATGTAGAAATTTCTAATTATTTACAAGAAAATAATGATAATACAGATTTATTAATATTACCAGAAGCTGTGTTTATTAGAGATATTAGAGATACAGAGATATTTAGAATAATTCAAGAGGCTGTAAAATTATCAGAAAAAAATTGGATAATTGGATTTCCAACAGTTGATCTTGAAAAAAAAGAATATTATAATAGTGCAATATATTTAAATAAAAATGGCGAAATTGAAAAGATATATAATAAAATAAAATTAATGCCATTTGCGGAATTTTTACCATATGAAAATATATTCAAAATTTTTTCATTCTTTAAATTAGTAAATTACTACACACAGGGAAACGAATATACTGTATTAGATAATAAATTTAGTGTTCAAATATGTTTTGAAACATATTTTCCAGAAGTTTCCAGAAATTTTGTAAAAAATGGAGCACAGTTCTTAATAGCAATAACAAATGATGGATGGTTTAGTCATAAAACAGCATTAATTCAGCATTTTTCAAAAAGTGTATTTAGAGCAGCAGAAAATAGGAGAACATTTGTACAAGTATCAAATACTGGTATAACAGGTGTTATTGATAAATATGGAAGAATAGTAGACACATTACCAATTAAAACATATGCAAGTCAAAATTATTATATTCCTTTAGAAACGAAGCAAACTATATATAACAAGTATGCAAATGTAATAATCGTTTTAATATTATTTCTCGCTATTATATTTAGTTTAATATAA
- a CDS encoding MBL fold metallo-hydrolase: MIIKWFGHSCFGVENGIKILMDPFNKNVGYPIPNYQPDIITESHQHFDHNAHHLFKNKFVLINTPGNHILNNLEITGLKTYHDKTHGHERGENIIFKFEFSDGIKLAHCGDLGHIPDKDTLKELEDIDIIMIPVGGYYTIDAKQAKEIVDILKPKIIIPMHYKTNFIDFPISFVDEFIDLFDIPIIRVEEEFHIEGINETKIVVFKIKEV; encoded by the coding sequence ATGATAATTAAATGGTTTGGTCATTCGTGTTTTGGGGTGGAAAATGGTATAAAAATATTAATGGATCCGTTTAATAAAAATGTGGGTTATCCTATACCAAATTATCAACCAGACATTATAACAGAAAGCCATCAACATTTTGATCATAATGCACATCATTTATTTAAAAATAAATTTGTACTAATTAATACACCTGGAAATCATATATTAAATAATCTCGAAATAACAGGACTTAAAACATACCATGATAAAACACATGGTCATGAAAGAGGAGAAAATATTATATTTAAATTTGAATTTTCAGACGGTATAAAATTAGCTCATTGTGGCGATTTAGGTCATATTCCAGATAAAGATACATTAAAAGAATTAGAAGACATTGATATAATAATGATTCCTGTAGGTGGATATTATACTATTGATGCAAAACAAGCAAAGGAAATAGTAGATATATTAAAACCCAAAATAATAATTCCAATGCATTACAAAACAAATTTCATAGATTTCCCTATTAGTTTTGTAGATGAATTTATAGATTTATTTGATATTCCTATTATAAGGGTAGAAGAAGAATTTCATATTGAAGGAATAAATGAGACAAAAATAGTAGTGTTTAAAATTAAGGAGGTGTAA
- a CDS encoding DUF4382 domain-containing protein, producing the protein MKKIINKLVIILILILILNSCFNSNTAKDYSKITFYLTDSPNTDIAKAEILVKEIEFSSDSTNIILLENKEVDFLSLAGVLSELKNIKVIDENIFKNSKIMITLDSTIDLGNKEITSDSTEIELELSSNFNIGRDYNVIIDLDLATSLSNDKFNPNFRTWMVADTTADYRTITGYVYDNEENKNPKVYRPVAIITKDSSELLYSTLTNKDGKFIFNKIKLPLKDLEIAVLYSGVTIESTDISSYVITDSATKLGPSIENINLYIGDM; encoded by the coding sequence ATGAAAAAAATAATAAATAAATTGGTTATAATATTAATATTAATATTAATATTGAATAGCTGTTTTAATTCAAATACGGCTAAAGATTATTCTAAAATAACCTTTTATTTAACAGATTCGCCAAACACTGATATAGCTAAAGCGGAAATATTGGTAAAAGAAATAGAATTTTCTAGTGATTCTACAAATATAATATTATTAGAAAATAAAGAGGTAGATTTTCTATCACTAGCTGGTGTTTTAAGTGAATTAAAAAATATAAAAGTTATTGATGAAAATATATTTAAAAATTCAAAAATAATGATAACTCTTGATTCAACTATTGATTTAGGGAATAAAGAAATAACTTCTGATTCAACAGAAATAGAATTGGAATTATCATCAAATTTTAATATTGGAAGAGATTATAATGTTATAATTGATTTAGATTTAGCAACTTCATTAAGTAATGATAAATTTAATCCTAATTTTAGAACATGGATGGTAGCAGATACTACAGCTGATTATAGGACAATAACGGGATATGTATATGATAATGAAGAAAATAAAAACCCTAAAGTATATAGACCAGTAGCTATTATAACGAAAGATTCATCTGAATTATTATATTCTACATTAACCAATAAAGATGGAAAGTTTATTTTTAATAAGATCAAATTACCTTTAAAAGATTTAGAGATTGCGGTATTATATTCCGGGGTAACAATAGAATCAACAGATATTAGTAGTTATGTAATTACAGATAGTGCCACTAAATTAGGTCCAAGTATAGAAAACATTAATTTATATATTGGAGATATGTAA
- a CDS encoding bifunctional enoyl-CoA hydratase/phosphate acetyltransferase yields MKTLREVIEKAKTVSKKRVVVVGAEDKEALKAVAAAYDEGFVEPVLVGNKDIIEENLKELGREFDIIDAKTEEEAAEQGVRLVSSGAADIVMKGLIKTSKLLKAVLNKEWGLRTGSVLSHVAIIETEALESLKLVTDGGMIIKPTLDQKVAIINNAVELAHSMGIDNPKVALLAAVEVVNPDMPETLDAAIITQMNKRGQIKGCTVDGPLALDNALSEMAAKIKKIDSDVAGHADILVVPDIHAGNVLGKSAIYLANGKIAGLVLGAKAPIVIVSRADTAESKLASLALASLKAE; encoded by the coding sequence TTGAAAACATTAAGAGAAGTAATAGAAAAAGCAAAAACTGTAAGTAAAAAGAGAGTAGTAGTAGTAGGTGCGGAAGATAAAGAAGCATTAAAAGCTGTTGCGGCGGCATATGATGAAGGTTTTGTAGAACCGGTTTTAGTAGGTAATAAAGATATTATAGAAGAGAATTTAAAAGAATTAGGAAGAGAATTTGATATTATTGATGCAAAAACAGAAGAAGAAGCAGCAGAACAAGGAGTTAGACTAGTTTCTTCTGGTGCAGCAGATATAGTAATGAAAGGGCTTATTAAAACATCAAAATTGTTAAAAGCAGTTTTAAACAAGGAATGGGGTTTAAGAACTGGTAGTGTATTGAGCCATGTTGCAATTATAGAAACAGAGGCATTAGAATCATTAAAATTAGTTACAGATGGTGGTATGATAATAAAACCAACATTAGATCAAAAAGTAGCTATTATAAATAATGCAGTAGAATTAGCCCATTCAATGGGAATAGATAACCCTAAAGTTGCATTATTAGCTGCTGTTGAAGTAGTAAATCCAGATATGCCAGAAACATTAGATGCAGCGATAATAACTCAAATGAATAAAAGAGGTCAAATAAAGGGATGTACTGTTGATGGACCTTTAGCTTTGGATAATGCATTAAGTGAAATGGCTGCAAAAATTAAAAAAATAGATAGTGATGTAGCAGGTCATGCCGATATATTAGTAGTTCCAGATATACATGCGGGTAATGTACTGGGTAAGTCTGCAATATATTTAGCTAATGGAAAAATAGCGGGTCTTGTACTAGGTGCAAAAGCACCAATTGTAATAGTTTCAAGAGCAGATACTGCTGAATCCAAATTAGCATCATTAGCATTAGCATCTTTAAAAGCAGAATAA
- a CDS encoding TetR family transcriptional regulator, which yields MLNASIELFYRKGFEATGVREIAKKAEVSPSMINYYFGSKNGILKEIMELFFSQMEVYLSNVEEQEFEERIRMGIKSLVYALRKNEKMFKIIMTQIPDDNTELIEYRAEKMKNIILKKIFLDEFKGFNGEIKYEIIGPALSGMIFSHFLLKDIATQITGAKFNDEFYEIYPDYIADIYLYGALKKLKK from the coding sequence ATATTAAATGCATCTATAGAACTATTTTATAGAAAAGGTTTTGAAGCAACTGGAGTTAGAGAAATAGCAAAAAAAGCTGAAGTTAGCCCGTCTATGATAAATTATTACTTTGGATCAAAAAACGGTATATTAAAAGAAATTATGGAATTATTTTTTTCTCAAATGGAAGTATATTTATCTAATGTTGAAGAACAGGAATTTGAGGAAAGAATAAGAATGGGTATAAAATCTTTAGTATATGCATTAAGAAAAAACGAAAAAATGTTTAAAATAATAATGACTCAGATTCCAGATGATAACACTGAATTAATAGAATATAGGGCAGAAAAAATGAAAAATATAATATTAAAAAAGATATTTTTAGATGAATTCAAAGGATTTAATGGAGAAATTAAGTATGAAATAATAGGTCCAGCATTAAGCGGTATGATTTTTTCACACTTTTTATTAAAAGATATAGCTACACAAATTACAGGAGCAAAATTTAATGATGAATTCTATGAAATTTATCCAGATTATATAGCAGATATTTATTTATACGGAGCATTAAAAAAATTAAAGAAGTAA
- a CDS encoding MMPL family transporter produces the protein MERYVEIIFKNRKKLLILLALINITALIGLFQIRLNVDLKTFLPADSEYLDSYSIIEKKYDLSDQLIVMLETENNPLEDLELYRKLWSLQRDLESIEGINFISSLYPQSFPGYNIKNPEDINENFLNKISQISLFKDKFFKEKDGKYYSLLTIPLKSEDFKVVDQIEEKLMAVTHYSGGTLFFTKKLFDYLLSIVIFLPPFAFLTMLIIFSLQLGSKKLALFSVIPAGLGALWTLGLMGWSGRELSIASVLVPIFTIIMGSADGMHFLTHYIEYIEKGLDRKKAVVETLKSTGIAMIMTTITTIIGFISMIFINSNMMREMGIWTSFGIGFAGIATLYVLPVIIAGNVKLERKRAHMFDASFVKSLWNKKGVFTYIIIILIFALLIPSITIKFDQISMFKNYTKVRKDYEKLTTIFDFNIPIMVDFQTIKDPLDKVYLEEMKKLEKELNVSMFNYPQLFLEIMGKEFFNFKAYPNSIQVLIIKNAIKNNPSVPLFDLVKGKSFLGIITTNSQNTLEEVQKKVDNLKNTGLFTDIKVSGMPYVFNEMNTTVLNSQLKSIIISLILVFISIFIMIRNIKISFYGILPLFGALIVEFGAMTLFKIPLNIQSALMANITIGVGVDYAIHMIGTYKYYKTRSENPIEETFNVVQKPILANAIGLALGLSVLNFSPFTFHTNLSIIMWVGMISASMFTLILLPNFLKNEK, from the coding sequence ATGGAAAGATATGTAGAAATTATATTTAAAAACAGAAAAAAACTATTGATATTATTAGCATTAATTAATATCACTGCATTAATAGGTTTATTTCAAATTAGACTTAATGTGGATTTAAAAACTTTTTTGCCTGCGGATTCAGAATATTTAGATAGTTATTCAATAATAGAAAAAAAATATGATTTATCAGATCAATTAATTGTAATGTTAGAAACAGAAAACAATCCTTTAGAAGATTTAGAATTATACAGAAAATTATGGTCTTTGCAAAGAGATTTAGAAAGCATAGAAGGAATAAATTTTATATCAAGTTTATACCCACAATCATTTCCAGGATATAATATTAAAAATCCAGAAGATATCAATGAAAATTTTTTAAATAAAATTTCTCAAATATCATTGTTTAAAGATAAATTTTTTAAAGAAAAGGATGGTAAATACTATTCTTTACTTACAATTCCATTGAAAAGTGAAGATTTTAAAGTTGTAGATCAAATTGAAGAAAAATTAATGGCAGTTACTCATTATAGTGGGGGTACATTGTTCTTTACAAAAAAACTATTTGATTATTTATTAAGTATAGTAATATTTTTACCTCCATTTGCATTCTTGACAATGTTAATAATTTTTTCTCTACAGTTAGGATCAAAAAAATTAGCACTATTTTCTGTTATACCTGCTGGGTTAGGTGCATTATGGACTTTGGGATTAATGGGATGGTCTGGTAGAGAATTAAGTATTGCTAGCGTATTGGTTCCAATATTTACTATAATAATGGGTAGTGCTGATGGTATGCACTTTTTAACTCATTATATAGAATATATAGAAAAAGGACTTGATAGGAAAAAAGCAGTTGTTGAAACATTAAAAAGTACAGGTATAGCAATGATAATGACAACTATTACAACAATAATAGGATTTATTTCTATGATTTTTATAAATTCAAACATGATGAGGGAAATGGGAATTTGGACTTCATTTGGTATTGGGTTTGCTGGAATAGCAACATTATATGTATTGCCTGTAATTATAGCAGGTAATGTTAAATTAGAAAGAAAAAGAGCTCATATGTTTGATGCATCTTTTGTAAAAAGTCTTTGGAATAAAAAAGGCGTATTTACATATATAATAATAATTTTAATATTTGCATTATTAATACCGTCAATAACAATAAAATTTGATCAAATAAGTATGTTTAAAAATTATACTAAAGTTAGAAAAGATTATGAAAAATTAACAACAATATTTGACTTTAATATTCCAATTATGGTTGATTTTCAAACTATAAAAGATCCTTTAGATAAGGTTTATTTAGAAGAAATGAAAAAATTAGAAAAAGAATTAAATGTTTCAATGTTTAATTATCCACAGCTATTTTTAGAGATTATGGGTAAAGAATTTTTCAACTTTAAAGCTTATCCAAATTCAATTCAAGTATTAATAATAAAAAATGCAATAAAAAATAATCCATCAGTACCATTATTTGATTTAGTTAAGGGAAAAAGCTTTTTAGGAATAATTACAACTAATTCACAAAATACATTAGAAGAAGTACAAAAAAAAGTTGATAATTTAAAAAATACAGGACTTTTTACTGATATAAAGGTATCGGGTATGCCATATGTATTTAATGAAATGAATACAACTGTTTTAAATAGTCAATTAAAAAGTATTATTATTAGTTTAATTCTTGTATTTATCTCAATATTTATTATGATACGAAATATAAAAATATCATTTTATGGAATATTACCACTATTTGGTGCTCTTATTGTAGAGTTTGGTGCAATGACATTATTTAAAATTCCATTAAATATACAAAGTGCATTAATGGCTAACATTACAATAGGTGTTGGTGTTGATTATGCAATTCATATGATAGGAACATATAAGTATTATAAAACCAGAAGTGAAAATCCAATTGAAGAAACATTTAATGTAGTTCAAAAACCAATATTAGCTAATGCTATAGGATTAGCCCTTGGATTATCCGTTTTAAATTTTTCACCATTTACATTCCACACAAATCTATCAATTATAATGTGGGTAGGAATGATTAGTGCATCAATGTTTACATTGATATTATTGCCTAATTTTTTAAAAAACGAGAAATAA
- a CDS encoding bifunctional 3,4-dihydroxy-2-butanone-4-phosphate synthase/GTP cyclohydrolase II — protein sequence MDYILETFNLNKPVIIWDEKKEIEADFVFPAQMANEEIINFFISKGKGLLCLAAEEKYLINKGFFKLPSNNYDKLNTNYFITIDYKDTKTGISAKERAKTIKEFSNNLDITDFKYPGHVQLLGSIGINNRKGHTEASVELMKLLNLKPFSILIEILDENGNSHNYKFIQELSKKYKIPLINIEDIYNKVIIEKLFVKPVSKAKLPTKYGDFNIIGFENNLDGKEHFAIYKGDLKKEPVLIRIHSECVTGDVLTSKKCDCGSQLHRAMKKINDIGSGMIIYLRQEGRDIGITNKIKAYELQDKGFDTVQANLEIGMPIDNRDYAIAAQILKSLNIQKIILMTNNPDKVNQLRKYGIQVIKYEEHQGEITLENKFYLKIKKEKMNHNIKI from the coding sequence ATGGACTATATTTTAGAAACTTTTAATTTGAACAAACCTGTAATTATTTGGGATGAAAAAAAAGAGATAGAAGCAGATTTCGTTTTTCCTGCCCAAATGGCAAATGAGGAAATAATTAATTTTTTTATTTCAAAAGGAAAGGGGCTATTATGTTTAGCTGCAGAGGAAAAATACTTAATAAATAAAGGTTTTTTTAAATTACCGTCTAATAATTATGATAAATTAAATACCAATTATTTTATTACTATTGATTATAAAGATACAAAAACAGGTATATCTGCTAAAGAAAGAGCAAAAACTATTAAAGAATTTTCTAATAATTTAGATATTACCGATTTTAAATATCCGGGACATGTACAATTATTAGGAAGCATAGGTATTAATAATCGTAAAGGGCATACAGAAGCATCAGTAGAGTTAATGAAATTATTGAATTTAAAACCATTTTCTATATTAATTGAAATATTAGACGAAAATGGAAATTCGCATAATTATAAATTTATACAAGAATTATCTAAAAAATATAAAATACCATTAATAAATATAGAGGATATATATAATAAGGTTATTATTGAGAAACTCTTTGTAAAACCTGTATCAAAAGCTAAGTTACCTACAAAATACGGAGACTTTAATATAATAGGGTTTGAAAACAATTTAGATGGAAAAGAACATTTTGCTATATATAAAGGGGATTTAAAAAAAGAACCGGTATTAATAAGAATTCATTCTGAATGTGTAACTGGAGATGTATTAACTTCAAAAAAATGTGATTGCGGAAGCCAACTGCATAGGGCAATGAAAAAAATAAATGACATTGGAAGCGGAATGATAATATATTTAAGACAAGAAGGAAGAGATATAGGTATTACAAATAAAATTAAAGCATATGAATTACAAGATAAAGGATTTGATACAGTACAGGCTAATTTGGAGATTGGAATGCCTATAGATAATAGGGATTATGCTATAGCTGCACAAATTTTAAAATCATTAAATATACAAAAAATTATACTTATGACAAATAATCCAGATAAGGTTAATCAATTAAGAAAGTATGGAATACAAGTTATAAAGTATGAAGAACATCAAGGAGAAATTACATTAGAAAATAAATTTTATTTAAAAATAAAAAAAGAAAAAATGAATCACAATATTAAAATATAG
- the ribE gene encoding 6,7-dimethyl-8-ribityllumazine synthase: MKIIEGIYDGKGLKFGIVVSRFNSFFSEKLLEGALDALKRHNVDENNIDILKVPGAFEIPFITKKLIKKDYDAIIALGVVIRGETYHFEVVANEVSKGIAQINLESDIPITFGVITSETLEQSIDRSGAKAGNKGFEAAMAAIEMANLNKKLKEGYHES; this comes from the coding sequence ATGAAAATTATTGAAGGAATATACGATGGTAAAGGGCTTAAATTTGGTATTGTAGTATCAAGATTTAATTCTTTTTTCTCAGAAAAATTATTAGAGGGCGCATTAGATGCATTAAAGAGGCATAATGTTGATGAAAATAATATAGATATTCTTAAAGTTCCTGGAGCATTCGAAATTCCGTTTATAACTAAAAAATTGATAAAAAAAGATTATGACGCCATAATAGCATTAGGAGTAGTAATAAGAGGAGAAACATATCATTTTGAAGTAGTTGCTAATGAAGTTTCAAAAGGGATTGCTCAAATAAATCTAGAATCAGATATTCCGATAACATTTGGAGTAATCACTTCTGAAACATTGGAGCAAAGTATAGATAGATCAGGTGCAAAGGCTGGAAATAAAGGATTTGAAGCAGCAATGGCAGCAATAGAAATGGCAAATTTAAATAAGAAATTAAAGGAAGGATATCATGAATCATGA
- the ribD gene encoding bifunctional diaminohydroxyphosphoribosylaminopyrimidine deaminase/5-amino-6-(5-phosphoribosylamino)uracil reductase RibD, translating to MNHEYFMQIAINEAKKGIGKVNPNPLVGAVIVKKGKIISKGYHEYYGGRHAEIVAIEKAKRKNINIKGATMYVTLEPCSHYGKTPPCAYRLIREGFKKVIIGMLDPNPLVNGNGKKILKDAGIKVEYGILEEKIKELNEIFITYITKKRPYIALKFAMTLDGYIATNTFDSKWISNEKSRNLTHKLRKYYSSILIGANTLIIDNPKLTCRIKNGRNPIRIILDKDGIFENKNLNIFNEEGKNIIFTGRDIKNIPQNTEIIKETNINNIMNILYKKGIDSILVEGGSSVLSLFLKSKIADKLHIFYSPKIIGNGISPFKNITIDSIDKSIKLKTIKMKKIEDNIYWELKQCLQE from the coding sequence ATGAATCATGAATATTTTATGCAAATTGCCATAAATGAAGCAAAAAAAGGTATTGGGAAAGTAAATCCGAATCCTTTAGTAGGCGCTGTTATTGTAAAAAAAGGAAAAATAATTTCAAAAGGATATCATGAGTATTATGGTGGAAGACACGCTGAAATTGTAGCAATAGAAAAAGCTAAAAGAAAGAATATTAATATAAAAGGGGCAACAATGTACGTAACTCTCGAACCGTGTTCTCATTATGGTAAAACTCCGCCATGTGCATATAGATTAATTAGAGAAGGTTTTAAAAAAGTTATTATTGGAATGTTAGATCCAAATCCTTTAGTAAATGGAAATGGTAAAAAAATTTTAAAAGATGCTGGTATAAAAGTTGAATATGGAATATTAGAAGAAAAAATAAAAGAGTTAAATGAAATATTTATTACATATATAACTAAAAAAAGACCATATATAGCTTTAAAATTTGCCATGACTTTAGATGGATATATAGCAACAAATACTTTTGATTCAAAATGGATATCAAATGAAAAATCTAGAAATTTAACTCATAAACTTAGAAAATACTACTCCTCTATTTTAATAGGAGCAAATACTTTGATAATAGATAATCCAAAATTAACTTGTAGAATAAAAAATGGAAGAAATCCCATTAGAATAATTCTGGATAAAGACGGGATTTTTGAAAATAAAAACTTAAATATATTTAATGAAGAAGGGAAAAATATTATTTTTACCGGAAGAGATATAAAAAATATTCCTCAAAACACAGAAATAATAAAAGAAACAAATATTAATAACATAATGAATATTTTATATAAAAAAGGAATAGATAGTATTCTTGTTGAAGGTGGATCATCGGTATTATCTTTATTTTTAAAAAGTAAAATAGCTGATAAATTACATATTTTTTATTCGCCAAAAATTATTGGTAATGGAATATCTCCATTTAAAAATATAACTATAGATAGTATAGATAAATCTATAAAATTAAAAACAATTAAAATGAAAAAAATAGAAGATAATATTTATTGGGAGTTGAAACAATGTTTACAGGAATAA
- a CDS encoding riboflavin synthase, whose protein sequence is MFTGIIQKIGKMKMKKNKVIIQNPFDNVSIGESIAINGVCLTVENIEENYLYFSLGEETINKTNLKYYNNKYVNLERALRASDFLGGHIVSGHVDGTIAFLSLRKSQDTYWMRFKSPSEKWAITEKGSITINGISLTIARKDLDSFMVQVIEHTFKNTNLQYLKSNDLINYEIDIFNRYIKNIINNIHMI, encoded by the coding sequence ATGTTTACAGGAATAATTCAAAAAATAGGAAAAATGAAAATGAAAAAAAATAAAGTTATTATACAAAACCCTTTTGATAATGTAAGTATTGGCGAAAGCATAGCTATAAATGGTGTGTGTTTAACCGTTGAAAATATTGAAGAAAATTATCTTTATTTTTCACTAGGTGAAGAAACAATTAATAAGACAAATTTAAAATATTATAATAATAAATATGTTAATTTAGAGAGAGCATTAAGAGCTTCTGATTTTTTGGGAGGACATATAGTATCTGGGCATGTTGATGGAACAATTGCATTTTTATCTTTAAGAAAATCACAAGATACTTATTGGATGAGATTTAAATCACCCAGTGAAAAATGGGCTATAACAGAAAAAGGGTCAATAACAATAAATGGAATAAGTTTAACTATTGCAAGAAAAGATTTAGATTCATTTATGGTACAGGTTATAGAACATACATTTAAAAATACTAATTTGCAATATTTAAAATCAAATGATTTAATTAATTATGAAATAGATATTTTTAATAGATATATAAAAAATATAATAAATAATATACATATGATATAA
- a CDS encoding patatin-like phospholipase family protein, with translation MLGGGGAAGAYEIGVLKYIEENSIKIDGVFGVSAGALNGAGFVMGKLNEVEELWKSIDDKDVYDLNTKDHQDKLNPFILDPSPLYEFLKNIISEELILNSNYDFGILTFNITDFKPLFIKKEEMKGKMLDYIFASASYPLFGTIEIEGKKYTDGGVFSNTYPALLADRYGYDKVIAVFPVIDLPTDWVIYSILKTKKNIIIIRPSDSVPFPLNFSPSYSEKLIEMGYNDAKNKLKIQYFEPKNETIKKTPLEE, from the coding sequence GTGCTTGGTGGCGGGGGAGCAGCCGGAGCATATGAAATAGGAGTGTTAAAATATATAGAGGAAAATAGTATAAAGATTGATGGCGTGTTTGGAGTGTCAGCAGGCGCCTTAAATGGTGCAGGTTTTGTTATGGGAAAATTAAATGAAGTAGAAGAGTTATGGAAAAGTATAGATGATAAAGATGTATATGATTTAAATACAAAAGATCATCAAGATAAATTAAATCCTTTTATTTTAGATCCATCACCATTATATGAATTTTTAAAAAATATAATTTCAGAAGAATTAATACTAAATTCAAATTATGATTTTGGAATTTTAACGTTTAATATAACCGACTTTAAACCTCTTTTTATAAAAAAGGAAGAAATGAAAGGTAAAATGCTAGATTATATTTTTGCAAGTGCAAGTTATCCATTATTTGGAACAATTGAAATAGAGGGTAAAAAATATACGGATGGCGGAGTTTTTTCTAATACATATCCAGCATTATTAGCGGATAGATATGGTTATGATAAAGTTATTGCAGTTTTTCCTGTAATAGATTTACCTACTGATTGGGTAATATATTCAATATTAAAAACAAAAAAGAATATAATAATTATTAGACCATCAGACTCAGTGCCTTTTCCATTAAATTTTTCACCGAGTTATTCAGAAAAATTAATAGAAATGGGATATAATGATGCAAAAAATAAATTAAAAATCCAGTACTTTGAACCAAAAAATGAAACAATAAAAAAAACACCCCTTGAAGAATAA